ACGAATATTGAGACCCAATTAACTAGGTGATTATTTATGAAGTAATCCTCTTCCTCAATATACCTAGTAGCATTACTCCAATCATCATATTCCTCATAGGCCAGGAAGCTCATGAAGGCAAACTCAACGGCAATGTGATCACTTCTCAAATCCCTAAATTCCTTATTCACGATAAGGTTATAATCTGCATAAATCCTCTTAAGCGATATCTCAGTGTTCATATCAAGATAACCAGTATGAGTGTAGCCCTCGTAGGGTATCGCCCCATAATCAATCCTAGTGAAGTCTACCTGTATTGGCGTTAATGCATTATAATCATTAATATCCTTAGCAATGTCTAACAACTTAATTAGGTTATTCATTGATGAGTAAAGTCTCGCCAGTGCCTCGGCAACATCCCTAACCCTACTAATCCTTGACTTAATTAACTTCTCAAAATCATTAAGCCTATACGGGTATATGTAGGATGAGGCTAGAAAGTCGTAAATAATAGAACGGGAAAATGCAAGTGATTTTAAAGCCTGAGGATCTAAGTTCTCCATATTAATCACGTGCCTTGACCCTTAGCATTACCTACTCCACCACTGCAGTGACCACCGGTTGGTTTAACGTTCTTCAGCTTCTGTAATAAGGTTGGTAAATCAGCTGCACCAGTTCTTAGGGCAAATTCCTCAGGTTCTTCACTAGTTACTATCCTTGTTGATTCGTTAGTCTGTACGCCGGGCATTACATAAAGGCTAGGTGGGTCTGTGCCGAACTCAGGGCCCATTGGTACTGCACCCTTTCTCATGGCAGTTCTATAAACTATACTGTTAGGGTCATCCATGTCACCGAATACCCTAGCACCGGCTGGACAGTTCCTAACGCAGGGTGGTACCCTCTCGTAGAGTGGTAATGACTCATCGTAAACCCTATCAATAGCCATGACACACTTCTTACTAACGCCCTCCACTGGGTCAAATATTATGTTACCATATGGACATGCATTCTCACAATACCTGCAGCCAATACATACCTCATAGTTAATAACTACTACACCATCCTCCCTCCTCTTATATATGGCCCCAGTTGGGCATACCGTAACACATGCTGGGTTCTTACACTGGAAGCAACTAATTGGCACACTAAACGTCTTAGTGTTTGGGAACGCACCAACCTCAACCTGCAGTACCCTCATGAAGAATACTGACCATGGTGCCTTACCGGGTTCTGGACCCCATGGCTTCAGATCTGTCATTGGTCCATAACAACCACTGGAATGCCACTCCTTGCATGCCAACATACATGCATTACATCCAAAGCATTTACTTAGGTCTGTGAGTATGGCTAGCTGGACCATTTAGGTCACCCCTGCCCATTTTTCTTACTCTTTGGATCCGTACCTGAGTTTGAATTTGAACTAGATGATGGGGTTGTGGTATTGGAGAATGAATAACCCATTGAGTGTCTAATAGTTTCTTGGAATTGAAGCCACTGAATGAACAAGAAGGATTTGAAGTAATAAGATATGGTAATTATCTAAATGATAGATATCCATGCTGACCGCCAAATATAAGAAGAATTAGTTATATTTTTAACTTTTATTGTCAAAAAAATGACAATACAGTCATCAGCAATAAATGAAAGTGAATGTGCTAATTAGACGCAGAAAGTAAAGATGCAATAATTTATAAATTATAGAAAAATATATTAATGAATTTATTTAAATATTTACACAATCGCGATATTTTAATGATTGTTAACTTCCTTTGGCA
This is a stretch of genomic DNA from Vulcanisaeta moutnovskia 768-28. It encodes these proteins:
- a CDS encoding TorD/DmsD family molecular chaperone, coding for MENLDPQALKSLAFSRSIIYDFLASSYIYPYRLNDFEKLIKSRISRVRDVAEALARLYSSMNNLIKLLDIAKDINDYNALTPIQVDFTRIDYGAIPYEGYTHTGYLDMNTEISLKRIYADYNLIVNKEFRDLRSDHIAVEFAFMSFLAYEEYDDWSNATRYIEEEDYFINNHLVNWVSIFVSTSLKLVRTDYLKLLLNFTKDFMTQDREVIKIMRDVYGGK
- a CDS encoding 4Fe-4S dicluster domain-containing protein encodes the protein MVQLAILTDLSKCFGCNACMLACKEWHSSGCYGPMTDLKPWGPEPGKAPWSVFFMRVLQVEVGAFPNTKTFSVPISCFQCKNPACVTVCPTGAIYKRREDGVVVINYEVCIGCRYCENACPYGNIIFDPVEGVSKKCVMAIDRVYDESLPLYERVPPCVRNCPAGARVFGDMDDPNSIVYRTAMRKGAVPMGPEFGTDPPSLYVMPGVQTNESTRIVTSEEPEEFALRTGAADLPTLLQKLKNVKPTGGHCSGGVGNAKGQGT